The Eremothecium gossypii ATCC 10895 chromosome IV, complete sequence genome contains a region encoding:
- the ARG8 gene encoding acetylornithine transaminase (Syntenic homolog of Saccharomyces cerevisiae YOL140W (ARG8)): MVNQRVVHLCAKRSFSLTASMQKYFVDVYAKPDLVLTRGRGSRLFDDVNKREYIDFVAGIAVTSLGHSDPAIAEVIAAQSATLVHTSNLFHNSEALKFAEKLVESTKRFGGQQDAEKVYFCNSGTEANEAALKFSRRRALRTDPQKQGFIAFENSFHGRTMGSLSVTSKAKYRLPFGDMVPHVTFLNIHDPVEKLVSFIVENAPKTAAMILEPIQGEGGVHRVPEDKLVALGRLCKKHDIVLIYDEIQCGLGRTGKLWAHSNLPADAHPDIFTTAKALGNGFPMGATVVNSKVNEVLSVGDHGTTYGGNPLACAVGNHVLDRIAQQPFLDDVKAKANVFTAGLLALQKKYPFIREIRGDGLLIGVEFTVDVSDIISKSRERGLLITAAGPNTLRIIPALTIEEDTIRQGLEILESVVGEISSS, encoded by the coding sequence TGTACGCGAAGCCAGACTTGGTGCTAACTCGTGGCCGCGGTAGCCGGCTCTTCGATGATGTCAACAAACGCGAGTATATTGACTTTGTCGCGGGAATTGCGGTAACATCGCTGGGTCATAGCGATCCAGCAATAGCCGAGGTTATTGCGGCGCAATCGGCAACACTGGTCCACACAAGCAACCTGTTCCATAACAGCGAAGCTTTGAAGTTTGCCGAAAAGCTCGTTGAAAGTACGAAGCGCTTTGGTGGGCAGCAAGATGCAGAAAAGGTGTACTTTTGTAACTCCGGCACCGAAGCGAACGAAGCAGCACTGAAGTTTTCAAGGCGTCGCGCATTGCGCACTGACCCACAGAAGCAGGGTTTTATTGCGTTTGAGAACTCTTTTCATGGGCGTACCATGGGTTCACTTTCGGTGACAAGCAAGGCCAAGTACAGGTTACCTTTTGGGGACATGGTTCCCCATGTTACCTTCCTGAACATCCACGACCCTGTCGAGAAGCTGGTGTCTTTCATCGTAGAAAATGCACCAAAGACTGCAGCGATGATACTGGAACCTATCCAAGGTGAGGGAGGCGTCCATCGCGTGCCGGAGGATAAACTAGTCGCACTCGGCCGGTTATGCAAGAAGCACGACATCGTTCTGATATATGATGAGATCCAATGTGGTCTAGGGCGTACAGGTAAACTTTGGGCGCACTCGAATCTCCCTGCAGATGCCCATCCGGACATATTTACTACCGCAAAAGCTCTTGGGAATGGATTCCCAATGGGGGCGACTGTTGTTAACAGCAAAGTTAACGAGGTACTTTCCGTTGGTGATCACGGGACCACATACGGTGGGAATCCACTTGCGTGCGCGGTTGGCAACCATGTTCTTGATAGGATTGCGCAGCAGCCATTCCTGGATGATGTGAAGGCCAAGGCAAACGTCTTCACGGCTGGGCTACTAGCGTTGCAAAAAAAGTATCCCTTCATCAGGGAAATTCGGGGCGATGGTCTACTGATTGGGGTTGAATTTACAGTGGATGTATCTGATATTATCTCCAAATCCCGCGAACGGGGCCTTTTGATCACTGCGGCGGGTCCAAATACCCTCCGGATTATCCCTGCCCTCACAATAGAGGAAGATACAATTAGGCAGGGACTCGAGATACTTGAATCTGTGGTCGGCGAAATATCATCTAGCTAA
- the KRE1 gene encoding Kre1p (Syntenic homolog of Saccharomyces cerevisiae YNL322C (KRE1)) — MLVGRTQLLLLLASSVTAASPEPGRLSVDLVENEVVNGDIEGMMPVNKAPADDVAAAAAAAPAVAPAAAPAQANQPAAAAPAAQANQPAAAAPAAQANEPAAAAQANQPAAAAPAAQANQPAAAAPAAQANQPAAAAPAAQANEPAAAAQANQPAAAAPAAQANQPAAAAPAAQANEPAAAAQANQPAAQATHSKSTTASPTKAKDGSESTGVPDPSTILDYWTHDGVWHTTDSYATIIDHGSFKTTLRQTTSYWFHTTLPDGSVSAYQSAYFQPFSKLYESVDTPKSGEVGMGTLSGSIGVVKPPVYVDNQGGAGTIQNNISLFSLCGTVLLVMSLL; from the coding sequence ATGTTGGTTGGAAGAACGCAGCTCCTGCTTCTCCTTGCTAGCTCCGTTACTGCGGCCAGTCCGGAGCCTGGCAGACTTTCCGTTGATTTGGTGGAGAATGAAGTAGTTAATGGAGACATCGAAGGAATGATGCCCGTGAACAAGGCCCCTGCGGATGATgtggcagcagcggcagcggcagcaccagcagttgcaccagcagcggctcCAGCACAGGCTAATCAGcccgcagcggcagcaccagcagcacaggctaatcagcccgcggcggcggccccGGCAGCACAGGCTAACGAgcccgcagctgcagcacaGGCGAACCAGcccgcagcggcagcaccagcagcacaGGCGAACCAGcccgcagcggcagcaccagcagcacaggctaatcagcccgcggcggcggccccGGCAGCACAGGCTAACGAgcccgcagctgcagcacaGGCGAACCAGcccgcagcggcagcaccagcagcacaGGCTAATCAgcccgcagcggcggccCCGGCAGCACAGGCTAACGAGcccgcagcggcagctCAGGCAAACCAGCCCGCAGCACAAGCTACCCACAGTAAAAGCACTACTGCTTCGCCGACAAAGGCCAAGGACGGAAGTGAATCCACCGGCGTCCCTGATCCCTCAACCATTTTGGACTACTGGACTCACGATGGCGTTTGGCACACAACTGATTCATATGCCACTATTATTGATCACGGATCGTTCAAGACAACTCTAAGGCAAACGACTAGTTACTGGTTTCACACTACTTTGCCAGATGGCTCGGTATCTGCTTATCAAAGTGCTTACTTCCAACCATTCAGTAAACTATATGAATCTGTTGATACTCCTAAATCGGGTGAAGTAGGTATGGGTACGCTGTCAGGGTCGATCGGCGTGGTAAAGCCGCCGGTCTACGTGGACAACCAGGGTGGTGCGGGTACGATCCAAAATAATATCTCATTGTTCTCGTTGTGTGGTACTGTGTTGCTGGTGATGAGTCTTCTATGA
- the VNX1 gene encoding calcium/hydrogen antiporter (Syntenic homolog of Saccharomyces cerevisiae YNL321W (VNX1)): MSKGAMSPIKSNPDSIRRVFSVEDNSNEIQNDVRKQGYQEGVALLSKSRAGMSNASTPQLQSAVPALCDHRHNLRGISEDQGQFSGSDWEAEVIPQALGDQESIRTVESFTLRERQHAINETHPFGIRIWKPALYKKYRSVQQAANEDIHETKYRHISLVLHLSNIVWSATVGIFLFTILYLAGLSVRIFGLLSQSASDYSTIFFKLGRYLLWPFGKVVYIVSDEQYLQEDKDEGVSIQQFYKWISGKGNRLFYHNSGADNHSSMAFERELPYGSITREFAESNLISDGCPDTDAGDSIPHRRLFGRGQWTIGRIVFYLIFHVFIQPIMMILVLVLWLGVFTIPMSNIIWNLMYHCRRHPLALDFKHVQHTHQYPDDETIGDKNVLLCTFRCAGWHYYKFTVDGTNVIVMNLISIVIFTIFDFYFLKRYLGLQLWITGDFNIFCLCLLSIIPLAFYIGQAVASISAQTSMGLGAVINAFFSTIVEVYLYCVALKQSKGLLVEGSMIGSILAAVLLLPGMSMCGGALNRKTQRYNPASAGVSSAMLIFSMLVMFVPTIFYDLYGDWDLICEGEVPLEAKERCRFAQPPLKFDSLYLHVLKPVSIICAVVLFLAYMIGLWFTLRTHAAMIWQLPISDQHQDIHAQLQAQQAHSFLQSPKNPVAPHAAISSGNNVAEEPKGHAAPNWSRNKSTWILLCATLFYAIIAEILVDCVDEVLKEIPSLNPKFLGLTVFALIPNTTEFLNAISFAMHGNVALSMEIGSAYALQVCLLQIPALVIYSLVYTSGLDHSLIKIREQMFTLVFPQWDLIACMISGFLFTYLYAEGKSNYFKGSILILLYIVITVVFYYQGFIDDNYW, translated from the coding sequence ATGTCTAAAGGCGCTATGAGCCCTATCAAGAGCAATCCAGATAGCATACGGAGGGTATTCTCGGTTGAGGACAACTCCAACGAGATCCAGAACGATGTACGCAAGCAGGGCTACCAGGAAGGGGTTGCTTTGCTAAGCAAGTCACGTGCCGGGATGTCAAACGCTTCCACACCGCAACTCCAAAGCGCCGTACCGGCTCTGTGCGACCACCGACACAACTTGCGGGGAATCTCGGAGGATCAAGGACAGTTTTCGGGGTCGGACTGGGAGGCAGAGGTGATTCCTCAGGCGCTGGGGGATCAGGAATCCATCCGGACAGTGGAGTCATTCACCCTGCGCGAGAGACAGCATGCCATCAACGAGACACACCCGTTCGGTATAAGAATCTGGAAACCTGCGCTATATAAAAAGTATCGGTCGGTGCAGCAAGCGGCCAATGAGGACATTCACGAGACGAAGTACCGTCACATTTCATTGGTGCTTCATCTCTCCAACATTGTGTGGTCTGCGACTGTGGGCATTTTCCTATTTACAATACTGTATTTGGCTGGGCTTTCTGTGCGCATTTTTGGGCTGCTCAGTCAGTCGGCGAGCGACTATTCCACGATATTCTTCAAGCTAGGCCGTTATTTGCTGTGGCCATTCGGGAAAGTGGTCTACATAGTATCGGATGAACAATATTTGCAAGAGGATAAGGACGAAGGTGTCAGTATTCAGCAGTTTTACAAGTGGATCAGCGGAAAAGGTAACCGACTCTTTTATCATAACTCTGGCGCGGACAATCACTCTTCGATGGCATTTGAAAGAGAACTGCCTTACGGTTCTATTACTCGAGAGTTCGCCGAATCCAACCTTATTTCCGACGGATGTCCAGACACAGATGCAGGTGACTCAATTCCTCATCGCAGGCTTTTTGGACGTGGGCAATGGACAATTGGAAGGATCGTGTTTTATCTGATCTTCCACGTATTCATACAGCCAATAATGATGATACTTGTCTTAGTTCTATGGCTGGGCGTTTTTACTATCCCAATGAGCAACATAATATGGAATTTAATGTATCACTGCAGGCGACACCCTTTGGCTTTGGACTTTAAGCATGTGCAGCATACCCATCAATATCCGGACGATGAGACGATTGGAGACAAAAACGTATTGCTTTGTACATTTCGTTGTGCGGGCTGGCATTATTACAAATTCACAGTTGATGGAACAAATGTTATTGTTATGAACTTGATCAGCATAGTGATCTTTACTATTTTTGATTTTTACTTTTTGAAGCGTTATCTCGGACTGCAGCTTTGGATTACCGGAGATTTTAACATCTTCTGTCTATGTTTATTATCCATTATTCCGCTCGCATTCTATATTGGGCAGGCAGTTGCATCGATTTCTGCTCAGACGTCCATGGGCCTTGGCGCCGTAATCAATGCATTCTTCTCGACTATTGTTGAAGTTTATCTATACTGCGTTGCTCTAAAACAGTCTAAAGGTCTCCTTGTTGAAGGATCCATGATTGGATCTATTCTTGCAGCGGTTTTACTACTGCCAGGCATGTCAATGTGCGGTGGGGCATTGAACCGAAAGACGCAGCGCTACAACCCAGCAAGTGCTGGCGTTTCAAGTGCAATGCTGATTTTCTCTATGCTAGTCATGTTTGTGCCGACTATCTTCTACGACCTTTATGGCGATTGGGATTTAATATGTGAAGGCGAGGTCCCTCTTGAGGCAAAGGAGCGGTGCAGGTTCGCCCAGCCGCCTTTGAAGTTTGACAGCTTATATCTGCACGTTTTGAAACCGGTTTCCATTATTTGTGCAGTTGTACTTTTCTTGGCCTACATGATTGGCTTGTGGTTTACGCTACGAACACATGCCGCTATGATCTGGCAGCTCCCAATCAGCGACCAGCATCAAGATATTCATGCTCAACTACAGGCTCAGCAAGCTCATTCCTTCCTACAGAGCCCAAAGAACCCGGTAGCGCCGCATGCCGCGATATCCAGCGGTAACAATGTAGCCGAAGAACCCAAGGGACATGCAGCCCCCAACTGGTCCCGTAATAAATCCACATGGATACTATTGTGTGCAACATTGTTTTATGCGATCATAGCAGAAATACTGGTGGATTGTGTCGACGAGGTCTTGAAGGAGATTCCATCTCTAAATCCAAAGTTTCTGGGTTTGACGGTTTTTGCACTTATACCAAATACCACTGAGTTTCTCAATGCGATATCCTTCGCCATGCATGGCAATGTGGCTTTATCCATGGAAATTGGAAGCGCATATGCGTTGCAAGTTTGTCTTCTGCAAATCCCTGCATTGGTGATATACTCTCTCGTATACACCAGCGGCCTCGACCATAGTTTGATTAAGATTCGGGAGCAAATGTTCACCTTGGTTTTCCCTCAATGGGACCTAATTGCATGCATGATTTCAGGCTTTCTGTTTACCTATTTGTATGCAGAAGGGAAATCCAATTACTTCAAAGGCTCTATCCTCATACTCCTGTACATTGTCATTACTGTGGTATTTTACTACCAAGGTTTCATTGATGATAACTATTGGTGA
- the CDC33 gene encoding translation initiation factor eIF4E (Syntenic homolog of Saccharomyces cerevisiae YOL139C (CDC33)), producing the protein MSVEEVTQKAQALSVGDNEERKTVLTDSKDFDLKHPLNSKWTLWYTKPPVGDNESWSDLLRPVTSFTTVEEFWAIQNAIPKPRELPLKSDYHLFRNDIRPEWEDEANSRGGKWSFQFKVRNPPIDDLWLRALLAVIGESIDEDESEINGVVINVRRSGFKIGLWTKSVRQAPLSKVGAKFKAVLQLDDSDTLEFFAHSSANDKNAKPALVL; encoded by the coding sequence ATGTCTGTGGAAGAAGTGACCCAGAAGGCTCAAGCTTTGTCCGTTGGGGACAACGAGGAACGCAAGACGGTGCTTACGGACAGCAAGGACTTTGATTTGAAGCACCCACTGAACTCGAAGTGGACGCTATGGTACACGAAGCCGCCTGTGGGAGACAACGAGTCGTGGTCAGACCTGTTGCGGCCGGTGACGTCCTTCACAACTGTGGAGGAGTTCTGGGCCATCCAAAACGCGATTCCAAAGCCGCGCGAGCTGCCATTGAAGTCGGACTACCACCTGTTCAGAAACGACATCAGACCTGAATGGGAAGATGAAGCGAACTCGCGCGGCGGGAAGTGGTCGTTTCAATTCAAAGTGCGGAACCCTCCTATAGACGACTTGTGGCTGCGGGCCCTGTTGGCCGTGATCGGGGAGTCGATTGACGAGGACGAATCTGAGATTAATGGCGTTGTGATCAATGTGAGAAGATCTGGATTCAAAATTGGGTTGTGGACCAAGTCTGTGAGACAGGCTCCGCTGTCTAAGGTCGGCGCGAAGTTCAAGGCCGTGCTTCAGTTGGATGACTCCGACACGTTGGAGTTCTTTGCGCACTCTTCTGCTAACGATAAAAACGCTAAGCCTGCTCTGGTTTTGTAA
- a CDS encoding uncharacterized protein (Syntenic homolog of Saccharomyces cerevisiae YNL320W), producing the protein MVIQQMFKMVVGGTAVVITACLGALYVYQSKLVYPSWAQGARKHVDTPDLYGLPYQELRLRTRDGVEIRAFDIRNLRSKGTILVLAPNGGNIGYFLSVAELLYRQMGLSVFLYSYRGYGYSEGEPSEQGLKLDADRVMEYMRKDEFYRTQRLVLYGRSLGGANALYIARKYGAQCDALILENTFLSIPKVIPYVFPYLRYVSFLCREVWNSEEEIRLVDETIPILFLSGLKDEIVPPSHMQALYSLSKSSGKKFVTFADGYHNDTIIQNGYWDVVHDFLQKHDVI; encoded by the coding sequence ATGGTGATCCAGCAGATGTTTAAAATGGTGGTTGGCGGTACTGCTGTTGTTATAACAGCGTGCCTTGGTGCACTTTATGTGTACCAGAGCAAGCTGGTGTATCCTTCATGGGCGCAAGGCGCGCGAAAGCACGTTGACACGCCAGACCTGTACGGGTTGCCCTACCAGGAGCTGCGACTGCGGACGCGCGATGGAGTGGAGATCCGGGCGTTCGACATTCGGAATCTAAGGTCTAAGGGTACGATTTTGGTGCTGGCGCCCAACGGGGGCAACATCGGGTACTTTCTTTCGGTGGCGGAGCTGCTGTACCGGCAGATGGGGCTGTCTGTGTTTCTGTACTCGTACCGCGGATACGGGTACTCGGAGGGCGAGCCGAGCGAGCAGGGTCTAAAGCTGGACGCCGACCGCGTGATGGAATACATGCGGAAGGACGAGTTCTACCGGACGCAGCGACTGGTTCTGTATGGGCGCTCGCTGGGGGGAGCGAATGCGCTATATATTGCGCGCAAGTACGGTGCGCAGTGCGACGCGCTGATTCTTGAAAACACGTTCCTTTCGATTCCTAAGGTGATCCCGTACGTGTTTCCCTATCTTCGGTACGTGTCGTTCCTCTGCCGGGAGGTGTGGAACTCGGAGGAGGAGATCCGGCTTGTGGACGAGACCATACCAATTCTGTTTCTGAGTGGCCTGAAAGACGAAATAGTGCCCCCCAGCCACATGCAAGCGCTGTACAGCTTGTCGAAATCCTCCGGCAAGAAGTTTGTGACGTTTGCAGACGGATATCATAACGACACGATAATACAGAATGGCTACTGGGACGTGGTCCACGACTTCCTGCAAAAACACGACGTCATCTAG
- the RTC1 gene encoding Rtc1p (Syntenic homolog of Saccharomyces cerevisiae YOL138C (RTC1)): MGARRESGLHSFLNRKTPPTADMQQGSGGTRPQPFSRFTYGSKSAQSSGGMGGQVACSPKGRGSQRSLLSSNFPFMESVFEDRTAAPQRTPTPRDERSEYFGEAEGSSGLRSSLQCNRELASLDKINDAQARMVVVAGKSHLGLYKFDEAYRMQQVHDYMTPGSLGGGTKFSSSMRRNMRKISTISDVKAGFHHHKNYIAICGTSTSVSIYDINRASAKDSPLITTLSEHSRSINSVDFNMGQTHLLISGGQDGCIKVWDLRSHSYKVNRSDLNFNSGSDSVRDVKWMPTYDFASLGADTSLCSSGRSNKFASVHDSGLLLTFDMRQPNQVERKINAHSGPGLCMHWHPHMDYIISGGRDGKCALWYVGDKVNSMVSVPQGHNSATSYSINTAPITTGYLETVINTSHPVSKLKFRPKYVHNMLNSLIATSSMGEDSDVTIYSLARKHIPQNILTTAAPSLGFVWWNEDIVFNIDKQSVISAWDIRYEPTLLDNLPKGIVKWRDMDGSGLVFVAQEKGTYSMDNGGVTDSVGKGAANRMSNTTLNSTNNMGRDQEVFTYSFQQQYKHQDQEAADRESDHDKELEKERETEVDQHYHYLREQEREHHQEYQEWEHEPFGRHDDHQGNPQTDFYSHAYSDRPMLSKALSTYSSKIASPILSYYGAQTLSHHTSIVSNSPSISGAALEYPGGIESPIMITLDLPQVFGSVRASRLADRKTSKNKGNAPAVRESAVDIFKYLVRELELCHVQERNDPKSISVDDRSKSLDDTELKIQLMENIGLSEHNTWATLIRSTTSMDTNDPAGSHTQGHSKLVDMVKLQGSNILSPDNSDMEDDLGDKLDEMGTARLQENVNHLVGLIFLSTHNAETYASVNDLQNFKIWMLIRDSLLNDLKEAADGSTGRRDASGGAANSDKNGIYTTTSTVNHARQDSITSNFSSFEPSDISRSDGEEKLNLGRLSEQNLKATNQNTTAKLDDTRKLASSSSLNSSEPLLLLEGGNQAKEQSIGLSDLKTCLKERYTASNESVLDIEEESSATVAYSSKQANTECSSSIPIRKTEARTSFIDTIMTNLRSPGLSHLDVDNDAIFGKGKTSTSLGSGASKRSSMHSTDSYHKRPYSSPITYSKITTAAQKAKLGLADHDGLPNRGSISFLANIDAAHADKLLLGKLGLASSPDDGKLLPPWDTGRLIQQLYRYSVETGNIILTVCIILLFQTMYKVTSTRIVKSTLAEFITILHRYEMFEISAHLLKNCPWDDILGAGSGQSTVRLFCENCGKLIVNEHSKTILSKRHQAGESNMTNFGYWYCDSCRKPNSLCVYCEQPMKKLALSFLNCGHGGHFECLQQWFLDEGMSECPSGCSGVLL, translated from the coding sequence ATGGGTGCCAGGCGGGAGTCAGGCCTACACAGTTTTCTCAACCGGAAGACGCCACCGACGGCAGACATGCAGCAAGGCTCGGGCGGCACGCGGCCACAGCCGTTCTCGCGGTTCACGTATGGAAGCAAGTCTGCGCAGAGCAGCGGCGGGATGGGGGGGCAGGTGGCATGCTCGCCGAAGGGCAGGGGTAGCCAGCGGTCGCTGTTGAGCAGCAACTTTCCGTTCATGGAGAGCGTATTCGAGGACCGCacggcggcgccgcagcgcaCGCCAACTCCGCGCGATGAGCGGTCGGAGTACTTTGGGGAGGCCGAGGGCTCGTCGGGGCTGCGTAGCAGCCTGCAGTGCAACCGGGAGCTGGCAAGCTTGGACAAGATCAACGACGCTCAAGCGCGCATGGTTGTGGTGGCGGGGAAGAGCCATCTGGGGCTGTACAAGTTCGACGAGGCGTACAGGATGCAGCAGGTGCACGACTACATGACACCGGGGAGCCTTGGCGGCGGGACGAAGTTCTCGAGCAGCATGCGCCGGAACATGCGCAAGATTAGCACGATTTCGGACGTCAAGGCGGGGTTCCACCACCACAAGAATTACATCGCCATATGCGGGACGTCGACCTCGGTTTCCATCTACGATATCAACCGCGCGTCGGCAAAGGACTCGCCGCTGATCACGACCCTGTCGGAGCACTCGCGTTCCATCAACAGCGTGGACTTCAACATGGGCCAGACGCATCTCCTTATCAGCGGTGGCCAGGACGGCTGCATCAAGGTGTGGGACTTGCGGTCGCACTCTTACAAGGTGAACCGCAGCGACCTGAATTTCAATTCAGGCTCAGATTCCGTCCGTGATGTAAAGTGGATGCCGACCTATGATTTCGCGTCCTTGGGCGCGGATACGTCCTTGTGTTCTTCCGGAAGATCCAACAAGTTCGCGTCAGTACACGATTCGGGGCTTTTACTAACCTTTGACATGCGCCAGCCCAACCAAGTGGAGCGGAAGATCAATGCGCACTCGGGCCCAGGTCTGTGCATGCACTGGCACCCTCACATGGATTACATAATAAGTGGAGGGCGCGACGGGAAGTGTGCTCTGTGGTATGTGGGGGACAAGGTAAACAGCATGGTGAGTGTTCCGCAGGGTCATAACAGTGCGACTAGCTACTCTATAAATACGGCACCTATCACCACAGGATATTTGGAAACTGTGATAAACACCTCACACCCGGTTAGCAAACTGAAATTCCGGCCCAAATATGTCCACAACATGCTGAATTCCTTGATTGCAACGTCCTCGATGGGCGAAGATTCGGACGTCACTATATATTCTCTTGCGAGGAAGCATATTCCCCAAAACATACTAACCACTGCGGCTCCTTCGCTGGGCTTTGTCTGGTGGAACGAGGATATTGTGTTCAATATTGATAAACAAAGTGTTATAAGTGCATGGGATATACGATACGAGCCCACATTACTGGATAATCTGCCGAAGGGGATTGTGAAATGGAGAGATATGGACGGCAGCGGGCTGGTTTTTGTAGCTCAGGAAAAAGGCACTTACTCAATGGATAACGGAGGTGTCACAGATAGTGTTGGGAAGGGCGCCGCCAATCGCATGAGTAATACCACGCTCAACAGCACCAACAACATGGGCAGAGACCAAGAAGTGTTCACATATTCCTTCCAACAGCAGTATAAGCATCAGGATCAGGAGGCTGCCGATCGTGAATCGGACCATGACAAGGAATTGGAGAAGGAGCGCGAAACTGAAGTGGATCAGCATTACCATTATCTAAGGGAGCAAGAGCGAGAACATCATCAGGAATATCAAGAATGGGAACACGAACCTTTTGGTCGGCATGATGATCATCAAGGAAATCCGCAGACAGACTTCTATTCTCATGCATACAGTGATCGGCCAATGCTATCGAAGGCATTGTCCACATACAGTTCGAAGATAGCAAGTCCAATATTGAGTTACTATGGTGCACAGACTCTGTCACATCATACATCAATCGTTTCGAACTCTCCGTCTATATCAGGTGCCGCTTTAGAGTATCCTGGCGGTATCGAGTCCCCCATTATGATTACTCTCGACCTCCCGCAGGTATTTGGTAGCGTGCGGGCTTCAAGGCTAGCTGATAGGAAAACAAGTAAGAATAAGGGAAACGCGCCAGCAGTGAGGGAGTCTGCGGTGGATATCTTTAAGTATTTGGTTCGCGAGCTGGAACTTTGCCACGTCCAGGAAAGAAATGATCCGAAGTCGATAAGCGTTGATGACAGATCGAAGAGTCTAGATGACACAGAGCTAAAAATTCAACTGATGGAAAATATAGGCTTATCAGAACATAATACCTGGGCTACCTTAATTCGCAGTACTACTTCAATGGATACAAATGACCCTGCCGGTTCTCATACACAAGGCCATAGTAAATTAGTCGATATGGTGAAGCTACAAGGGTCCAATATCCTTTCACCAGATAATTCTGACATGGAAGATGATCTCGGGGATAAATTAGATGAGATGGGAACGGCGCGGTTGCAGGAAAATGTGAACCATCTGGTTGGCTTAATATTTCTCTCAACACATAATGCTGAAACATATGCTTCGGTCAATGACCTCCAGAATTTCAAGATATGGATGTTGATCAGAGATAGTTTGCTAAATGACCTGAAAGAAGCTGCCGATGGTTCTACCGGTAGGAGAGACGCCTCTGGCGGTGCAGCAAATTCAGACAAGAACGGCATTTATACTACTACCTCCACGGTCAATCATGCTAGACAGGACTCGATAACCTCAAATTTCAGCAGCTTTGAACCAAGTGATATCAGTCGTTCAGATGGGGAGGAGAAGTTAAACTTAGGCAGATTATCAGAACAGAATTTAAAGGCAACTAATCAAAACACCACAGCTAAACTTGATGATACCCGGAAGTTGGCGTCATCGTCTTCTTTAAATTCCTCAGAACCCTTGCTACTACTTGAGGGCGGTAATCAAGCCAAAGAGCAGTCAATTGGGCTATCAGATCTCAAGACGTGTCTGAAAGAACGTTATACTGCTAGCAATGAAAGTGTCCTGGATATTGAAGAGGAATCGTCGGCGACGGTGGCATATTCTTCTAAACAGGCGAACACAGAGTGCTCATCGAGCATTCCAATTAGAAAAACGGAGGCGAGAACATCCTTCATTGATACGATTATGACTAATTTGAGGTCCCCCGGTCTTAGTCATTTGGATGTCGATAACGATGCTATATTTGGGAAGGGTAAAACATCTACCTCACTAGGAAGCGGTGCCAGCAAGCGCTCTTCGATGCACAGTACAGATTCCTACCATAAACGTCCTTATTCTTCCCCGATCACTTACTCTAAAATTACGACCGCAGCTCAGAAGGCAAAACTGGGACTTGCAGATCACGACGGCTTGCCCAACAGAGGCAGTATTTCGTTTCTTGCCAATATTGACGCTGCACATGCCGACAAACTACTTTTAGGTAAGCTTGGACTCGCAAGCTCGCCAGATGACGGCAAACTTCTGCCCCCATGGGATACTGGCCGCCTTATCCAACAGTTGTACCGGTACAGCGTAGAAACGGGAAATATAATCCTCACTGTATGCATCATTCTTTTATTCCAGACAATGTACAAGGTCACATCAACGAGAATTGTGAAGAGTACGCTAGCCGAATTCATTACCATTCTGCACAGATACGAGATGTTCGAGATTTCAGCGCATCTTCTAAAAAATTGTCCTTGGGATGACATTCTGGGAGCCGGCTCCGGACAATCAACGGTGAGGTTGTTCTGCGAGAATTGTGGCAAGCTAATTGTCAATGAGCACAGCAAAACGATCTTGTCAAAGAGACACCAGGCAGGGGAAAGTAACATGACCAACTTCGGGTACTGGTACTGCGACTCATGTCGGAAGCCTAACAGTCTATGTGTCTATTGCGAACAACCCATGAAAAAACTAGCTTTGTCATTCTTGAACTGCGGCCATGGCGGACATTTCGAGTGCCTACAGCAATGGTTTCTGGATGAGGGCATGTCCGAGTGTCCATCTGGATGTAGCGGCGTTCTACTCTAG